In Juglans microcarpa x Juglans regia isolate MS1-56 chromosome 4S, Jm3101_v1.0, whole genome shotgun sequence, a single window of DNA contains:
- the LOC121263644 gene encoding uncharacterized protein LOC121263644 isoform X1 has product MEENQNGPKSVGIRQKILSAFTHVFPVFRKVRRSTSSREQVPKPASSPSPNPKNNEIQTKPPAPEHPKSLQGFQHLEHIEVPVEFDHSSLHSPDVRAKPATVPHFPIQGDKAASGDEEKQKPKLEAPEKTLADEVNPGLDINDRSFYYIKHAKMKIIRTGSKVGGRKKATSGLQDDDAQDTKKRDQGAKDDLFSEYINGAKTRIRTTPSMKSGRIVSFNRK; this is encoded by the exons ATGGAAGAGAATCAAAATGGCCCAAAATCTGTAGGAATACGTCAGAAAATCCTCAGTGCATTTACTCATGTCTTTCCTGTTTTCAGAAAAGTTCGTCGCAGTACATCATCTCGCGAACAAGTTCCCAAACCTGCTTCATCCCCTTCTCCAAACCCaaaaaacaatgaaattcaAACCAAACCTCCTGCCCCTGAACATCCCAAGTCTTTACAAGGTTTCCAACACCTTGAACACATTGAAGTTCCTGTCGAGTTTGACCACTCAAGCCTGCACTCTCCAGACGTCAGAGCCAAACCAGCAACAGTACCACATTTTCCCATCCAA GGAGACAAGGCTGCTTCGGGAGATGAGGAGAAACAAAAGCCCAAGTTAGAAGCACCGGAAAAAACACTCGCCGATGAGGTGAACCCAGGACTGGATATCAACGACAGGTCTTTCTATTACATTAAACATGCAAAGATGAAGATAATCAGAACTGGGTCGAAGGTTGGAGGGAGGAAGAAAGCGACGTCCGGACTGCAGGATGATGACGCTCAAGATACAAAGAAAAGAGATCAGGGTGCTAAAGATGATCTCTTTTCAGAATACATCAATGGTGCTAAGACGAGGATCAGAACTACGCCGAGTATGAAAAGTGGAAGGATTGTCTCCTTCAACCGAAAGTAA
- the LOC121263643 gene encoding RNA demethylase ALKBH10B-like, translated as MPIEAGPASPSNRAAPPAVALPTMIPMQNPMMMSDDFARDAILAWYCGEFAAANAIIDALCGHLALLGGARSEYDAVFSAIHRRRLNWIPVLQMQKYHSIADVTLELQLVAEKMNKEDTEAERKQGADVKVSKFDEEDRKVDEKEKIYEKVTESDANGEGEAGEEHDSSPDSDITDSGSQEAPPTALDINICANHQDCEGRPGQIKLTKGFSAKEPVKGHMVNVVKGLKLYEDVFTDTELFKLNDFVNELREAGHHGELSGETFILFNKQMKGNKRELIQFGIPIFGQIKEEAGSNNQTSTIEPIPALLQGVIDHLLQWNLIPEYKKPNACIINFFDEGEYTQPFMKPPHLDQPISTLLLSESTMAFGRTLVSDNEGNYKGPLILSLKQGSLLVMRGNSADMARHVMCPSPNKRVSITLFRVRLESNQIQSPASPPMTLWQSGIPSPYAATNGTPNDHEPMDTMPGWGVVHSPVVMLAPVRPVVLSSQGLHQGGTGVFLPWTMGSHRKNAKHLPPRAQKGRPLAIPSPVETHVVDSTSEAGITV; from the exons ATGCCAATCGAGGCAGGGCCAGCGTCACCGTCCAATAGAGCTGCTCCGCCTGCCGTGGCTCTGCCCACGATGATTCCGATGCAGAACCCGATGATGATGTCGGACGACTTCGCCCGTGACGCGATTCTCGCGTGGTACTGCGGCGAGTTCGCGGCGGCTAACGCGATCATTGACGCTCTGTGCGGCCACCTGGCGCTGCTCGGTGGAGCACGCTCCGAGTACGACGCCGTTTTCTCAGCGATACATCGTCGCAGGCTCAACTGGATCCCCGTTCTCCAGATGCAGAAGTACCATTCCATCGCCGACGTGACGCTGGAGCTACAGCTTGTCGCGGAGAAGATGAATAAGGAGGACACCGAAGCCGAGAGAAAGCAGGGTGCGGATGTAAAGGTGTCGAAATTCGATGAGGAAGATCGGAAAGTcgatgagaaagagaaaatttaCGAGAAAGTGACGGAAAGTGATGCAAATGGTGAAGGTGAGGCTGGCGAAGAGCACGATTCGTCACCGGATAGTGATATCACTGATTCAG GATCTCAAGAAGCGCCGCCCACTGCATTAGACATTAACATATGTGCTAACCATCAAGACTGCGAGGGACGGCCTGGCCAGATCAAGTTGACAAAAGGTTTCTCTGCCAAGGAGCCAGTGAAAGGGCACATG GTGAATGTTGTGAAAGGGTTGAAGTTATATGAAGACGTATTCACTGATACAGAGCTCTTTAAGTTGAATGACTTTGTTAATGAACTACGGGAAGCTGGACACCATGGAGAACTCTCGG GTGAGACCTTTATTCTATTCAACAAACAGATGAAGGGAAACAAGAGAGAACTGATTCAGTTTGGAATTCCAATTTTTGGACAAATAAAAGAGGAAGCTGGAAGTAACAATCAAACTA GCACGATAGAGCCAATTCCAGCTCTTCTCCAAGGTGTCATTGATCACCTTTTGCAGTGGAACCTTATTCCGGagtataaaaaaccaaatgCTTGCATCATTAACTTCTTTGACGAG GGAGAATATACACAGCCATTCATGAAACCACCCCATTTGGACCAACCCATCTCCACTCTTCTCCTTTCTGAATCAACAATGGCTTTTGGACGCACACTTGTGAGTGATAACGAAGGGAATTACAAAGGGCCACTCATTCTCTCTCTGAAGCAAGG CTCTCTTCTAGTCATGAGGGGAAACAGCGCCGACATGGCTAGACACGTCATGTGTCCATCCCCCAACAAAAGGGTAAGCATCACACTCTTTAGAGTCCGGCTGGAGTCCAACCAAATCCAGTCCCCAGCAAGTCCTCCAATGACTCTTTGGCAATCAGGAATTCCAAGCCCATATGCAGCGACAAATGGGACTCCCAATGACCACGAGCCAATGGACACAATGCCCGGATGGGGAGTCGTTCATTCTCCAGTGGTCATGTTGGCCCCAGTGCGCCCAGTGGTGTTGAGCTCCCAAGGACTTCATCAAGGAGGGACTGGAGTTTTCTTGCCCTGGACCATGGGATCCCATAGGAAAAATGCAAAGCATCTTCCTCCACGTGCCCAGAAAGGGCGGCCCCTTGCCATTCCTTCTCCCGTCGAAACTCATGTAGTGGACTCCACTTCCGAAGCAGGAATCACTGTTTGA
- the LOC121263644 gene encoding uncharacterized protein LOC121263644 isoform X2, with the protein MEENQNGPKSVGIRQKILSAFTHVFPVFRKVRRSTSSREQVPKPASSPSPNPKNNEIQTKPPAPEHPKSLQGFQHLEHIEVPVEFDHSSLHSPDVRAKPATVPHFPIQGDKAASGDEEKQKPKLEAPEKTLADEVNPGLDINDRSFYYIKHAKMKIIRTGSKVGGRKKATSGLQDDDAQDTKKRDQGAKDDLFSEYINGAKTRIRTTPSMKSGRIVSFNRK; encoded by the exons ATGGAAGAGAATCAAAATGGCCCAAAATCTGTAGGAATACGTCAGAAAATCCTCAGTGCATTTACTCATGTCTTTCCTGTTTTCAGAAAAGTTCGTCGCAGTACATCATCTCGCGAACAAGTTCCCAAACCTGCTTCATCCCCTTCTCCAAACCCaaaaaacaatgaaattcaAACCAAACCTCCTGCCCCTGAACATCCCAAGTCTTTACAAGGTTTCCAACACCTTGAACACATTGAAGTTCCTGTCGAGTTTGACCACTCAAGCCTGCACTCTCCAGACGTCAGAGCCAAACCAGCAACAGTACCACATTTTCCCAT CCAAGGAGACAAGGCTGCTTCGGGAGATGAGGAGAAACAAAAGCCCAAGTTAGAAGCACCGGAAAAAACACTCGCCGATGAGGTGAACCCAGGACTGGATATCAACGACAGGTCTTTCTATTACATTAAACATGCAAAGATGAAGATAATCAGAACTGGGTCGAAGGTTGGAGGGAGGAAGAAAGCGACGTCCGGACTGCAGGATGATGACGCTCAAGATACAAAGAAAAGAGATCAGGGTGCTAAAGATGATCTCTTTTCAGAATACATCAATGGTGCTAAGACGAGGATCAGAACTACGCCGAGTATGAAAAGTGGAAGGATTGTCTCCTTCAACCGAAAGTAA